A genome region from Falco biarmicus isolate bFalBia1 chromosome 11, bFalBia1.pri, whole genome shotgun sequence includes the following:
- the DEPDC1 gene encoding DEP domain-containing protein 1A isoform X2 has translation MASRAAGPGPYRATKLWNDITKYFRAGMPLRKHRQHLKKHGSCFTASEAIDWLHEVLRDNSNFGPEVTRQQTIQLLRKFLKNHVIEDIKGRWGSENLEDNGALYRFPSTSPVKPLPSSCPPKENLENFSRDKERLFKLPHLSRRALKKHESLQSLENLGKTKRDIIEENKEDTLHGREISQEYVQETWRNIILIHLQTILGLPSLEEVLQPTQIVPEYVIYNMTNVSRHGVVILQNKSEDLPHWVLSAMKCLSYWPRNNDMSQPTYSGFERDVFRTVADYFLNLPEPLLTFEYYELFVNILDICSGKHSVQDEKCDPQPSKIPHLNSFKSTECLLLSLLCKEPDKKREEYKASRKTSSEKLTIQNPCVKKLQRYKLTCKQGSADNLIGGSCQNLSSFRNEQDPLRTFRTRCYSLERIGDPTSSIHSKGDSDFLSQSDVNIILGTRNRKQSLLYEHKANSVLELGFDNTCQKQTHGIKGVSASTLQDKELFNENQGLKEICRSLSLHGKWNSKSYASINIPVAEITVKPRPQLCGQGKPNTSGVAASMDGRTEVSDITVKKKLYKSTTELSQYSFTHSSYVLTGTQNLLQPHLERIAVEALQICCLLLPPPNRRKIQLLMRMISRISENVDMPRLHDAMGTRSLMIQTFSRCVLCCAEEVDLDELLSTRLVSFLMDHQQEIFKVPTYLQVAVQDHIEYMKMAECKYPKEEICAILPTYSYCKQITPQEFEEQKVSTSQAAVAELLENIIKDKNLSVKDKKKKLKQFQKEYPLIYQNRFPTTEKEAMLFENKPTIKQPILSLSKPRFRSLRY, from the exons GGCGGCTGGCCCGGGGCCCTACCGCGCCACCAAGCTG TGGAACgatattacaaaatatttccgAGCAGGCATGCCATTAAGGAAACACAggcaacatttaaaaaaacatggaaGCTGTTTTACTGCATCGGAAGCCATAGACTGGCTGCATGAAGTATTAAGGGATAATAGTAACTTTGGTCCTGAAGTTACTAGGCAGCAGACTATTCAGCTATTGAGAAAGTTTCTCAAGAATCATGTAATTGAAGATATAAAAGGGAGATGGGGATCTGAAAATTTAGAAGACAATGGTGCACTATACAG GTTTCCTTCGACATCTCCAGTTAAACCTCTACCAAGCTCATGTCCACCAAAAGAGAACTTGGAAAACTTCTCTAGAGacaaagaaagactttttaaattgcCACATTTATCCAGGAGAGCTCTTAAGAAACATGAGTCACTACAGTCTCTG gaaaatttaggaaaaacaaaacgTGATATaatagaagaaaacaaggaagacaCACTGCATGGGAGGGAAATAAGCCAGGAATATGTGCAAGAAACTTGGAGAAATATAATTCTAATACA TTTGCAAACCATTTTAGGCCTCCCATCTTTGGAAGAAGTTTTGCAGCCAACACAGATAGTTCCTGAGTATGTCATATATAACATGACTAACGTAAGCAGACATGGTGTTGTTATTTTGCAGAACAAATcag aagaCCTCCCACACTGGGTGTTGTCAGCTATGAAATGCCTCTCATACT GGCCTAGAAATAATGACATGAGCCAACCAACTTACAGTGGGTTTGAACGAGATGTATTCAGAACAGTTGCTGATTACTTTCTCAATCTCCCTGAACCGTTGCTTACTTTTGAATACTATGAactttttgttaatattttag ATATATGCAGTGGAAAACATTCTGTCCAAGATGAGAAATGTGACCCACAACCTTCAAAAATTCCTCACTTGAACTCTTTCAAGTCAACTGAGTGTCTTCTTTTAAGCCTACTCTGCAAAGAGCCTgacaaaaaaagggaagaatatAAAGCTTCCAGGAAGACTTCTTCAGAAAAGCTAACTATTCAAAACCCATGTGTAAAGAAATTGCAGCGATATAAACTGACATGTAAACAAGGTAGTGCTGATAATCTAATAGGAGGAAGTTGTCAAAATCTTTCAAGTTTCAGGAATGAACAAGACCCACTGCGAACATTTAGGACAAGATGTTACTCTTTGGAAAGAATTGGGGATCCTACTTCAAGTATACACAGTAAAGGGGATTCAGATTTCCTCAGCCAAAGTGATGTGAACATCATCCTGGGTACAAGAAATCGAAAACAATCACTGCTGTATGAGCATAAAGCTAATTCTGTACTGGAGCTGGGTTTTGATAACACATGTCAAAAACAAACCCATGGTATCAAGGGGGTGTCTGCTTCAACTCTTCAGGATAAAGAGCTATTTAATGAAAATCAGGGATTGAAGGAAATATGCAGGTCTCTGAGTTTACATGGCAAGTGGAATTCCAAAAGTTACGCTAGCATTAATATACCGGTTGCTGAAATCACAGTAAAGCCAAGGCCTCAACTCTGTGGGCAAGGAAAACCAAATACCTCTGGTGTTGCTGCTTCAATGGATGGCAGGACTGAAGTTTCTGATATCACCGTCAAAAAGAAACTCTACAAAAGTACCACAGAACTCTCACAATACTCTTTCACTCATTCTTCTTATGTATTGACTGGCACGCAAA ATCTCCTTCAGCCTCATTTAGAAAGAATTGCTGTTGAAGCACTACAAATATGTTGTTTGTTACTTCCACCCCCAAATCGTAGAAAGATTCAGCTCCTAATGCGTATGATCTCTCGGATCAGTGAAAACGTTGATATGCCACGACTGCATGATGCAATGGGTACACGTTCTTTG ATGATACAGACTTTCTCTCGATGCGTGCTATGCTGTGCAGAAGAAGTAGATCTTGATGAGCTACTTTCTACAAGATTAGTTTCATTTCTAATGGACCATcaacaagaaatatttaaagtacCAACCTACCTGCAGGTTGCAGTTCAAGATCACATAGAATACATGAAGATGGCTGAG TGCAAATACCCAAAGGAAGAAATCTGTGCCATACTGCCAACATATTCATACTGCAAACAAATAACTCCTCAGGAGTTTGAAGAACAAAAGGTTTCTACCTCTCAAGCTGCAGTGGCAGAGCTCCTGGAGAACATTATCAAAGATAAAAACTTGTCtgtgaaagacaaaaagaaaaagttaaaacag tTTCAGAAGGAATACCCTCTGATCTACCAGAACAGATTTCCAACTACAGAAAAGGAAGCTATGCTATTTGAGAACAAACCTACCATCAAACAACCAATACTTAGCCTAAGCAAACCAAGATTTCGTAGCCTAAGATACTAA
- the DEPDC1 gene encoding DEP domain-containing protein 1A isoform X6: MASRAAGPGPYRATKLWNDITKYFRAGMPLRKHRQHLKKHGSCFTASEAIDWLHEVLRDNSNFGPEVTRQQTIQLLRKFLKNHVIEDIKGRWGSENLEDNGALYRFPSTSPVKPLPSSCPPKENLENFSRDKERLFKLPHLSRRALKKHESLQSLENLGKTKRDIIEENKEDTLHGREISQEYVQETWRNIILIHLQTILGLPSLEEVLQPTQIVPEYVIYNMTNVSRHGVVILQNKSEDLPHWVLSAMKCLSYWPRNNDMSQPTYSGFERDVFRTVADYFLNLPEPLLTFEYYELFVNILDLLQPHLERIAVEALQICCLLLPPPNRRKIQLLMRMISRISENVDMPRLHDAMGTRSLMIQTFSRCVLCCAEEVDLDELLSTRLVSFLMDHQQEIFKVPTYLQVAVQDHIEYMKMAECKYPKEEICAILPTYSYCKQITPQEFEEQKVSTSQAAVAELLENIIKDKNLSVKDKKKKLKQFQKEYPLIYQNRFPTTEKEAMLFENKPTIKQPILSLSKPRFRSLRY; this comes from the exons GGCGGCTGGCCCGGGGCCCTACCGCGCCACCAAGCTG TGGAACgatattacaaaatatttccgAGCAGGCATGCCATTAAGGAAACACAggcaacatttaaaaaaacatggaaGCTGTTTTACTGCATCGGAAGCCATAGACTGGCTGCATGAAGTATTAAGGGATAATAGTAACTTTGGTCCTGAAGTTACTAGGCAGCAGACTATTCAGCTATTGAGAAAGTTTCTCAAGAATCATGTAATTGAAGATATAAAAGGGAGATGGGGATCTGAAAATTTAGAAGACAATGGTGCACTATACAG GTTTCCTTCGACATCTCCAGTTAAACCTCTACCAAGCTCATGTCCACCAAAAGAGAACTTGGAAAACTTCTCTAGAGacaaagaaagactttttaaattgcCACATTTATCCAGGAGAGCTCTTAAGAAACATGAGTCACTACAGTCTCTG gaaaatttaggaaaaacaaaacgTGATATaatagaagaaaacaaggaagacaCACTGCATGGGAGGGAAATAAGCCAGGAATATGTGCAAGAAACTTGGAGAAATATAATTCTAATACA TTTGCAAACCATTTTAGGCCTCCCATCTTTGGAAGAAGTTTTGCAGCCAACACAGATAGTTCCTGAGTATGTCATATATAACATGACTAACGTAAGCAGACATGGTGTTGTTATTTTGCAGAACAAATcag aagaCCTCCCACACTGGGTGTTGTCAGCTATGAAATGCCTCTCATACT GGCCTAGAAATAATGACATGAGCCAACCAACTTACAGTGGGTTTGAACGAGATGTATTCAGAACAGTTGCTGATTACTTTCTCAATCTCCCTGAACCGTTGCTTACTTTTGAATACTATGAactttttgttaatattttag ATCTCCTTCAGCCTCATTTAGAAAGAATTGCTGTTGAAGCACTACAAATATGTTGTTTGTTACTTCCACCCCCAAATCGTAGAAAGATTCAGCTCCTAATGCGTATGATCTCTCGGATCAGTGAAAACGTTGATATGCCACGACTGCATGATGCAATGGGTACACGTTCTTTG ATGATACAGACTTTCTCTCGATGCGTGCTATGCTGTGCAGAAGAAGTAGATCTTGATGAGCTACTTTCTACAAGATTAGTTTCATTTCTAATGGACCATcaacaagaaatatttaaagtacCAACCTACCTGCAGGTTGCAGTTCAAGATCACATAGAATACATGAAGATGGCTGAG TGCAAATACCCAAAGGAAGAAATCTGTGCCATACTGCCAACATATTCATACTGCAAACAAATAACTCCTCAGGAGTTTGAAGAACAAAAGGTTTCTACCTCTCAAGCTGCAGTGGCAGAGCTCCTGGAGAACATTATCAAAGATAAAAACTTGTCtgtgaaagacaaaaagaaaaagttaaaacag tTTCAGAAGGAATACCCTCTGATCTACCAGAACAGATTTCCAACTACAGAAAAGGAAGCTATGCTATTTGAGAACAAACCTACCATCAAACAACCAATACTTAGCCTAAGCAAACCAAGATTTCGTAGCCTAAGATACTAA
- the DEPDC1 gene encoding DEP domain-containing protein 1A isoform X4, translated as MASRAAGPGPYRATKLWNDITKYFRAGMPLRKHRQHLKKHGSCFTASEAIDWLHEVLRDNSNFGPEVTRQQTIQLLRKFLKNHVIEDIKGRWGSENLEDNGALYRFPSTSPVKPLPSSCPPKENLENFSRDKERLFKLPHLSRRALKKHESLQSLENLGKTKRDIIEENKEDTLHGREISQEYVQETWRNIILIHLQTILGLPSLEEVLQPTQIVPEYVIYNMTNVSRHGVVILQNKSEDLPHWVLSAMKCLSYWPRNNDMSQPTYSGFERDVFRTVADYFLNLPEPLLTFEYYELFVNILVMCGYITIPDICSGKHSVQDEKCDPQPSKIPHLNSFKSTECLLLSLLCKEPDKKREEYKASRKTSSEKLTIQNPCVKKLQRYKLTCKQGSADNLIGGSCQNLSSFRNEQDPLRTFRTRCYSLERIGDPTSSIHSKGDSDFLSQSDVNIILGTRNRKQSLLYEHKANSVLELGFDNTCQKQTHGIKGVSASTLQDKELFNENQGLKEICRSLSLHGKWNSKSYASINIPVAEITVKPRPQLCGQGKPNTSGVAASMDGRTEVSDITVKKKLYKSTTELSQYSFTHSSYVLTGTQNLLQPHLERIAVEALQICCLLLPPPNRRKIQLLMRMISRISENVDMPRLHDAMGTRSLCKYPKEEICAILPTYSYCKQITPQEFEEQKVSTSQAAVAELLENIIKDKNLSVKDKKKKLKQFQKEYPLIYQNRFPTTEKEAMLFENKPTIKQPILSLSKPRFRSLRY; from the exons GGCGGCTGGCCCGGGGCCCTACCGCGCCACCAAGCTG TGGAACgatattacaaaatatttccgAGCAGGCATGCCATTAAGGAAACACAggcaacatttaaaaaaacatggaaGCTGTTTTACTGCATCGGAAGCCATAGACTGGCTGCATGAAGTATTAAGGGATAATAGTAACTTTGGTCCTGAAGTTACTAGGCAGCAGACTATTCAGCTATTGAGAAAGTTTCTCAAGAATCATGTAATTGAAGATATAAAAGGGAGATGGGGATCTGAAAATTTAGAAGACAATGGTGCACTATACAG GTTTCCTTCGACATCTCCAGTTAAACCTCTACCAAGCTCATGTCCACCAAAAGAGAACTTGGAAAACTTCTCTAGAGacaaagaaagactttttaaattgcCACATTTATCCAGGAGAGCTCTTAAGAAACATGAGTCACTACAGTCTCTG gaaaatttaggaaaaacaaaacgTGATATaatagaagaaaacaaggaagacaCACTGCATGGGAGGGAAATAAGCCAGGAATATGTGCAAGAAACTTGGAGAAATATAATTCTAATACA TTTGCAAACCATTTTAGGCCTCCCATCTTTGGAAGAAGTTTTGCAGCCAACACAGATAGTTCCTGAGTATGTCATATATAACATGACTAACGTAAGCAGACATGGTGTTGTTATTTTGCAGAACAAATcag aagaCCTCCCACACTGGGTGTTGTCAGCTATGAAATGCCTCTCATACT GGCCTAGAAATAATGACATGAGCCAACCAACTTACAGTGGGTTTGAACGAGATGTATTCAGAACAGTTGCTGATTACTTTCTCAATCTCCCTGAACCGTTGCTTACTTTTGAATACTATGAactttttgttaatattttag TTATGTGTGGCTACATCACAATTCCAGATATATGCAGTGGAAAACATTCTGTCCAAGATGAGAAATGTGACCCACAACCTTCAAAAATTCCTCACTTGAACTCTTTCAAGTCAACTGAGTGTCTTCTTTTAAGCCTACTCTGCAAAGAGCCTgacaaaaaaagggaagaatatAAAGCTTCCAGGAAGACTTCTTCAGAAAAGCTAACTATTCAAAACCCATGTGTAAAGAAATTGCAGCGATATAAACTGACATGTAAACAAGGTAGTGCTGATAATCTAATAGGAGGAAGTTGTCAAAATCTTTCAAGTTTCAGGAATGAACAAGACCCACTGCGAACATTTAGGACAAGATGTTACTCTTTGGAAAGAATTGGGGATCCTACTTCAAGTATACACAGTAAAGGGGATTCAGATTTCCTCAGCCAAAGTGATGTGAACATCATCCTGGGTACAAGAAATCGAAAACAATCACTGCTGTATGAGCATAAAGCTAATTCTGTACTGGAGCTGGGTTTTGATAACACATGTCAAAAACAAACCCATGGTATCAAGGGGGTGTCTGCTTCAACTCTTCAGGATAAAGAGCTATTTAATGAAAATCAGGGATTGAAGGAAATATGCAGGTCTCTGAGTTTACATGGCAAGTGGAATTCCAAAAGTTACGCTAGCATTAATATACCGGTTGCTGAAATCACAGTAAAGCCAAGGCCTCAACTCTGTGGGCAAGGAAAACCAAATACCTCTGGTGTTGCTGCTTCAATGGATGGCAGGACTGAAGTTTCTGATATCACCGTCAAAAAGAAACTCTACAAAAGTACCACAGAACTCTCACAATACTCTTTCACTCATTCTTCTTATGTATTGACTGGCACGCAAA ATCTCCTTCAGCCTCATTTAGAAAGAATTGCTGTTGAAGCACTACAAATATGTTGTTTGTTACTTCCACCCCCAAATCGTAGAAAGATTCAGCTCCTAATGCGTATGATCTCTCGGATCAGTGAAAACGTTGATATGCCACGACTGCATGATGCAATGGGTACACGTTCTTTG TGCAAATACCCAAAGGAAGAAATCTGTGCCATACTGCCAACATATTCATACTGCAAACAAATAACTCCTCAGGAGTTTGAAGAACAAAAGGTTTCTACCTCTCAAGCTGCAGTGGCAGAGCTCCTGGAGAACATTATCAAAGATAAAAACTTGTCtgtgaaagacaaaaagaaaaagttaaaacag tTTCAGAAGGAATACCCTCTGATCTACCAGAACAGATTTCCAACTACAGAAAAGGAAGCTATGCTATTTGAGAACAAACCTACCATCAAACAACCAATACTTAGCCTAAGCAAACCAAGATTTCGTAGCCTAAGATACTAA
- the DEPDC1 gene encoding DEP domain-containing protein 1A isoform X1, whose protein sequence is MASRAAGPGPYRATKLWNDITKYFRAGMPLRKHRQHLKKHGSCFTASEAIDWLHEVLRDNSNFGPEVTRQQTIQLLRKFLKNHVIEDIKGRWGSENLEDNGALYRFPSTSPVKPLPSSCPPKENLENFSRDKERLFKLPHLSRRALKKHESLQSLENLGKTKRDIIEENKEDTLHGREISQEYVQETWRNIILIHLQTILGLPSLEEVLQPTQIVPEYVIYNMTNVSRHGVVILQNKSEDLPHWVLSAMKCLSYWPRNNDMSQPTYSGFERDVFRTVADYFLNLPEPLLTFEYYELFVNILVMCGYITIPDICSGKHSVQDEKCDPQPSKIPHLNSFKSTECLLLSLLCKEPDKKREEYKASRKTSSEKLTIQNPCVKKLQRYKLTCKQGSADNLIGGSCQNLSSFRNEQDPLRTFRTRCYSLERIGDPTSSIHSKGDSDFLSQSDVNIILGTRNRKQSLLYEHKANSVLELGFDNTCQKQTHGIKGVSASTLQDKELFNENQGLKEICRSLSLHGKWNSKSYASINIPVAEITVKPRPQLCGQGKPNTSGVAASMDGRTEVSDITVKKKLYKSTTELSQYSFTHSSYVLTGTQNLLQPHLERIAVEALQICCLLLPPPNRRKIQLLMRMISRISENVDMPRLHDAMGTRSLMIQTFSRCVLCCAEEVDLDELLSTRLVSFLMDHQQEIFKVPTYLQVAVQDHIEYMKMAECKYPKEEICAILPTYSYCKQITPQEFEEQKVSTSQAAVAELLENIIKDKNLSVKDKKKKLKQFQKEYPLIYQNRFPTTEKEAMLFENKPTIKQPILSLSKPRFRSLRY, encoded by the exons GGCGGCTGGCCCGGGGCCCTACCGCGCCACCAAGCTG TGGAACgatattacaaaatatttccgAGCAGGCATGCCATTAAGGAAACACAggcaacatttaaaaaaacatggaaGCTGTTTTACTGCATCGGAAGCCATAGACTGGCTGCATGAAGTATTAAGGGATAATAGTAACTTTGGTCCTGAAGTTACTAGGCAGCAGACTATTCAGCTATTGAGAAAGTTTCTCAAGAATCATGTAATTGAAGATATAAAAGGGAGATGGGGATCTGAAAATTTAGAAGACAATGGTGCACTATACAG GTTTCCTTCGACATCTCCAGTTAAACCTCTACCAAGCTCATGTCCACCAAAAGAGAACTTGGAAAACTTCTCTAGAGacaaagaaagactttttaaattgcCACATTTATCCAGGAGAGCTCTTAAGAAACATGAGTCACTACAGTCTCTG gaaaatttaggaaaaacaaaacgTGATATaatagaagaaaacaaggaagacaCACTGCATGGGAGGGAAATAAGCCAGGAATATGTGCAAGAAACTTGGAGAAATATAATTCTAATACA TTTGCAAACCATTTTAGGCCTCCCATCTTTGGAAGAAGTTTTGCAGCCAACACAGATAGTTCCTGAGTATGTCATATATAACATGACTAACGTAAGCAGACATGGTGTTGTTATTTTGCAGAACAAATcag aagaCCTCCCACACTGGGTGTTGTCAGCTATGAAATGCCTCTCATACT GGCCTAGAAATAATGACATGAGCCAACCAACTTACAGTGGGTTTGAACGAGATGTATTCAGAACAGTTGCTGATTACTTTCTCAATCTCCCTGAACCGTTGCTTACTTTTGAATACTATGAactttttgttaatattttag TTATGTGTGGCTACATCACAATTCCAGATATATGCAGTGGAAAACATTCTGTCCAAGATGAGAAATGTGACCCACAACCTTCAAAAATTCCTCACTTGAACTCTTTCAAGTCAACTGAGTGTCTTCTTTTAAGCCTACTCTGCAAAGAGCCTgacaaaaaaagggaagaatatAAAGCTTCCAGGAAGACTTCTTCAGAAAAGCTAACTATTCAAAACCCATGTGTAAAGAAATTGCAGCGATATAAACTGACATGTAAACAAGGTAGTGCTGATAATCTAATAGGAGGAAGTTGTCAAAATCTTTCAAGTTTCAGGAATGAACAAGACCCACTGCGAACATTTAGGACAAGATGTTACTCTTTGGAAAGAATTGGGGATCCTACTTCAAGTATACACAGTAAAGGGGATTCAGATTTCCTCAGCCAAAGTGATGTGAACATCATCCTGGGTACAAGAAATCGAAAACAATCACTGCTGTATGAGCATAAAGCTAATTCTGTACTGGAGCTGGGTTTTGATAACACATGTCAAAAACAAACCCATGGTATCAAGGGGGTGTCTGCTTCAACTCTTCAGGATAAAGAGCTATTTAATGAAAATCAGGGATTGAAGGAAATATGCAGGTCTCTGAGTTTACATGGCAAGTGGAATTCCAAAAGTTACGCTAGCATTAATATACCGGTTGCTGAAATCACAGTAAAGCCAAGGCCTCAACTCTGTGGGCAAGGAAAACCAAATACCTCTGGTGTTGCTGCTTCAATGGATGGCAGGACTGAAGTTTCTGATATCACCGTCAAAAAGAAACTCTACAAAAGTACCACAGAACTCTCACAATACTCTTTCACTCATTCTTCTTATGTATTGACTGGCACGCAAA ATCTCCTTCAGCCTCATTTAGAAAGAATTGCTGTTGAAGCACTACAAATATGTTGTTTGTTACTTCCACCCCCAAATCGTAGAAAGATTCAGCTCCTAATGCGTATGATCTCTCGGATCAGTGAAAACGTTGATATGCCACGACTGCATGATGCAATGGGTACACGTTCTTTG ATGATACAGACTTTCTCTCGATGCGTGCTATGCTGTGCAGAAGAAGTAGATCTTGATGAGCTACTTTCTACAAGATTAGTTTCATTTCTAATGGACCATcaacaagaaatatttaaagtacCAACCTACCTGCAGGTTGCAGTTCAAGATCACATAGAATACATGAAGATGGCTGAG TGCAAATACCCAAAGGAAGAAATCTGTGCCATACTGCCAACATATTCATACTGCAAACAAATAACTCCTCAGGAGTTTGAAGAACAAAAGGTTTCTACCTCTCAAGCTGCAGTGGCAGAGCTCCTGGAGAACATTATCAAAGATAAAAACTTGTCtgtgaaagacaaaaagaaaaagttaaaacag tTTCAGAAGGAATACCCTCTGATCTACCAGAACAGATTTCCAACTACAGAAAAGGAAGCTATGCTATTTGAGAACAAACCTACCATCAAACAACCAATACTTAGCCTAAGCAAACCAAGATTTCGTAGCCTAAGATACTAA